The Christiangramia forsetii KT0803 DNA segment GTTATCGCCAGTTGGCGGAGTAAGGAACGCGGATTTGTCAGCTTAGTATTGGTTTGTTGGTCAAGTTAATTATTTTCTTTCTAACGGTGCCGCTTATTGGCGATGAACCGTTGTTGTGAGCCGTTTTGCTGCTGCATGTTTTTAGTTATTCTAAATCTAAAATTACCCTGTTCTTTTCCCCTTGATCAATTTTTCTTGTATTTACAAATTCTGAACATTCTATCAAGCTGTTAAAAATTTCAGGATTTTTATTCTTTAAACTTCGGCTGTTTTTTATTCTAATTACGACATCTGAATTTTCAGATATTTCATCGATGCAGTCAATCCAAGCATCCATATTTTTGCCATAATAATTTGGAAATTTTAGCTTATTTTTAAACTCCTTATGGAATGATTTCCAATCCACAATATTATAGGCGTCAATTTGAAATTTATTTTCTAATTTCTTTTCGCGAATTAAATCCTCTAATTTTTTTACTTTTTCATAATTTATTTCTTCTGAAGAATTATTGCTACTTGTTAAGTTTTTGATTCCTCGATAAATGGGCAAAATAATCTTCTCAAATTTTCCAGATTTTGAAAATATAGAACCACCCTTCTTCGGACAAAAAATTTCCAAATTATATTGATTTTTATGTTTTTTCAAAACCAATATAAATTCTTCTGGTTCTAAGTTAAATCTGGTTGATGTTTCAAGGCCATTTATAGTAAGTATCAAGTTTTCACAGAGAATGGTTATTGGGTTTTCAGGAATACCAGAAGCATATAATTCCCATTGAAAACTTTCATCTTCAATTTTTATCGAATACCAATTATTTTCGGGTTTAGATATTTTAAATTTCATTCACGAAAACTTTCTTGCAAAATTGCTCACAACGGCTCCGGTTATCGCAAGTTGCGGGAATAGGAACGCGAACTTGTCGGATTAGTTATTTTTATAATTGGTCTCTAAAATAGCAATTTTCAGCCAACTACCCGTTATTTGCGATTAACCGTTGTTACACACTGTGGCGACACAGCCGAGT contains these protein-coding regions:
- a CDS encoding barstar family protein, encoding MKFKISKPENNWYSIKIEDESFQWELYASGIPENPITILCENLILTINGLETSTRFNLEPEEFILVLKKHKNQYNLEIFCPKKGGSIFSKSGKFEKIILPIYRGIKNLTSSNNSSEEINYEKVKKLEDLIREKKLENKFQIDAYNIVDWKSFHKEFKNKLKFPNYYGKNMDAWIDCIDEISENSDVVIRIKNSRSLKNKNPEIFNSLIECSEFVNTRKIDQGEKNRVILDLE